One genomic segment of Caballeronia sp. TF1N1 includes these proteins:
- a CDS encoding sugar ABC transporter has product MAAVLLSTAGLDPFIAYAQAAALQSNAPRASQSAASQPNIAFYYAANPPVDQLQAFDAVVIDPVAGFDPSMHPLAHTTWIARSQSGNAAEIEALWQRGYRGFFLDTPIALAAALRIHAAHPDARLIAGGENIAQSALPYASALYAVVGDSLIRGIDESGQFTEVPEALRARRMAAAREFTQQSGVPVVSIEYCNRNDRQCARETASRVVSAGMLPYVTSKARDVVGIGKIEVLPRKILVVQDRDTKDPLDLSAGVRDLATPLNYMGYDVEYADFSSRLPDNITPDRYAGVVAWIQRGAVPDAQVWQRWVAARMADHIPVAFLGQFGFDAAGSAGAALDLQPVGGTFAAPVTVVKSDPMIGFEISPKPEPRDLQGVRVGPRSQALLRVSASGAEVDQVALTPWGGYALSPYTVVSLDSIEQERWAIQPMAFMKAALHLQDMPAPSVTTENGRRLFMSHVDGDGFASRAEFPGPDYSGEALYQQIFTRYQVPMTLSVIEGEVGPAGLHPDISPRLEAIARKMFALPHVEIGTHTYSHPFQWEQVDSKGAQMDRGGGDAAFSLNIPGYRFNIDREITGSIDYINSRLAPAGKKTVLLQWSGDCRPPGFVVRKVAEAGVYNFNGGDTVITKSANSWTNIAPVGVDKGPRAYQVYAPNQDENVYTNDWQGPFYGFTRVLETFAMTERPQRFKPIDIYYHMYSGTKVASLRALDQIFSTTLKQPVMPVYVSEYIRKVLDWHTFAVAKDIDSKSGQWLVRGNGEVRELHWPQAAKPSVDDASGITGFAPGPDGTYIHIDNGSARFAMGGTTTAPYIEEANGFVRNFSRTPQGMQFEFAGHYQPFVRVANAQQCKVRVNGQSVAARRDGDLLRFDTSADVGSILNYKLVEVACAR; this is encoded by the coding sequence ATGGCAGCCGTTCTGTTGAGCACGGCGGGCCTTGATCCGTTCATCGCTTATGCGCAAGCGGCGGCGCTGCAGTCCAATGCGCCGCGCGCTTCACAGTCCGCTGCATCTCAACCCAATATCGCTTTCTATTACGCGGCGAATCCGCCTGTCGATCAATTGCAGGCATTCGACGCAGTGGTCATCGACCCGGTAGCGGGCTTCGATCCGTCCATGCATCCGCTCGCGCATACGACATGGATCGCGCGTAGTCAAAGCGGAAATGCCGCTGAAATCGAAGCGCTGTGGCAGCGTGGTTATCGCGGATTTTTCCTCGATACGCCAATCGCTCTTGCCGCAGCCCTTCGAATTCATGCGGCGCATCCGGACGCGCGTCTTATCGCGGGTGGCGAGAACATTGCGCAAAGCGCGTTGCCCTATGCAAGCGCGCTATACGCGGTTGTCGGCGATTCGCTGATTCGCGGTATAGACGAAAGTGGTCAGTTCACGGAAGTTCCTGAAGCGTTGCGCGCACGGCGCATGGCGGCGGCGCGCGAATTCACGCAGCAGAGCGGCGTGCCGGTCGTGTCGATCGAGTATTGCAATCGCAACGACCGGCAGTGCGCGCGCGAAACGGCGAGCCGCGTCGTGTCCGCAGGCATGCTGCCTTACGTGACGAGCAAGGCGCGCGATGTGGTCGGCATCGGCAAGATAGAAGTGCTGCCGCGCAAGATTCTCGTCGTGCAGGACCGCGATACCAAGGACCCGCTCGATTTAAGCGCGGGTGTGCGTGACCTCGCCACGCCGCTCAATTACATGGGCTACGACGTCGAGTACGCCGACTTTTCGTCGCGCTTGCCGGATAACATCACACCCGACCGCTACGCAGGCGTGGTCGCATGGATTCAGCGCGGCGCGGTGCCCGATGCACAAGTCTGGCAACGATGGGTTGCCGCGCGCATGGCGGATCACATTCCTGTCGCGTTTCTCGGTCAGTTCGGTTTCGATGCAGCCGGTTCCGCTGGCGCCGCGCTCGATCTGCAACCGGTCGGCGGAACGTTCGCGGCGCCCGTCACGGTCGTCAAGAGCGATCCGATGATCGGCTTCGAGATCAGCCCGAAACCGGAACCGCGCGATCTGCAAGGCGTGCGCGTGGGTCCGCGCAGTCAAGCTTTGTTGCGCGTCTCGGCAAGCGGAGCAGAGGTGGACCAAGTCGCGCTCACGCCGTGGGGCGGGTACGCGCTGAGTCCTTACACAGTCGTATCGTTGGACAGCATCGAACAGGAACGCTGGGCCATTCAACCGATGGCTTTCATGAAGGCGGCGCTGCATCTGCAAGACATGCCCGCGCCGAGCGTGACGACGGAAAACGGCCGACGCCTTTTCATGTCGCACGTGGATGGCGATGGCTTCGCCTCACGCGCGGAATTCCCCGGTCCCGACTACTCGGGCGAAGCGTTGTATCAGCAGATTTTCACGCGCTATCAAGTGCCGATGACGCTCTCCGTCATTGAAGGCGAAGTCGGTCCTGCCGGTCTGCATCCGGATATCTCGCCCCGTCTGGAAGCCATCGCGCGCAAGATGTTCGCGCTGCCGCACGTCGAGATCGGCACGCATACGTACTCGCATCCGTTTCAATGGGAACAGGTCGACAGCAAGGGCGCACAGATGGATCGCGGCGGTGGCGACGCGGCGTTCTCGTTGAATATCCCGGGATATCGCTTCAATATCGATCGTGAGATCACGGGCTCGATCGACTATATCAACTCGCGTCTTGCACCTGCCGGCAAGAAGACCGTGCTCCTGCAATGGTCCGGCGACTGCCGTCCGCCTGGCTTCGTCGTGCGCAAGGTGGCCGAGGCGGGCGTCTACAACTTCAATGGCGGCGATACCGTCATCACGAAGTCGGCCAATAGCTGGACCAATATCGCGCCTGTCGGTGTGGACAAGGGACCCCGCGCGTATCAGGTCTATGCGCCGAATCAAGACGAGAACGTCTATACGAACGACTGGCAAGGTCCGTTCTATGGCTTCACGCGCGTGCTGGAAACGTTCGCGATGACCGAGCGTCCGCAGCGCTTCAAGCCGATCGACATCTATTACCACATGTATAGCGGCACCAAGGTGGCGTCGCTGCGCGCGTTGGATCAGATCTTTTCGACGACACTCAAGCAGCCGGTGATGCCGGTCTATGTGAGCGAGTACATCCGCAAGGTGCTCGACTGGCATACCTTCGCGGTGGCAAAAGACATCGATTCGAAGTCCGGTCAATGGCTCGTGCGCGGCAATGGCGAAGTGCGCGAATTGCACTGGCCGCAAGCGGCAAAGCCATCGGTCGATGATGCTTCGGGCATCACGGGTTTCGCGCCGGGGCCTGACGGTACTTACATCCATATCGATAACGGCAGTGCGCGTTTTGCCATGGGCGGTACAACGACCGCGCCGTATATCGAAGAGGCAAATGGTTTCGTGCGCAACTTTAGCCGCACGCCGCAAGGCATGCAGTTCGAATTTGCCGGCCACTATCAGCCGTTCGTCAGGGTAGCGAACGCGCAGCAGTGCAAGGTCCGCGTCAACGGTCAGAGCGTTGCTGCCCGACGCGATGGCGATCTCCTGCGCTTCGACACATCGGCCGATGTCGGATCTATCTTGAACTACAAGCTGGTCGAGGTCGCCTGTGCTCGTTAA